One region of Bdellovibrio bacteriovorus genomic DNA includes:
- a CDS encoding ABC transporter ATP-binding protein, whose amino-acid sequence MSTPLLKVENVTKSFPIYGGLFSREVASVKAVQGISFELKKGETLGLVGESGCGKSTLGRCLIRLHDTTSGKISYNGKDITHIQGEELRDMRKKMQIIFQDPFASLNPRMTIGSILEEPLIIHNLYGSVKDRQDRIHELIDLVGLRREHLNRYPHEFSGGQRQRVGIARALAVNPELIVCDEPVSALDVSIQAQVINLLMELQQKLGLTYIFIAHDLKVVEHVSTRVAVMYLGKIVEMAEAEELYRNPKHPYTKALMSAIPVPDPRRRDERIILTGDVPSPISPPTGCHFHPRCPMAIEDCKTIVPPLELKSPDHIAACIRV is encoded by the coding sequence ATGAGCACTCCTCTTTTGAAAGTTGAAAATGTCACTAAAAGCTTTCCGATCTATGGCGGACTTTTCAGCCGTGAAGTGGCTTCGGTAAAAGCGGTTCAAGGTATTTCCTTTGAACTTAAAAAAGGCGAAACGCTAGGCCTGGTGGGTGAATCCGGTTGCGGTAAATCTACTTTGGGTCGTTGCTTGATTCGTCTTCATGACACGACTTCTGGAAAAATTTCTTACAACGGTAAAGATATCACGCACATTCAAGGTGAAGAGTTGCGTGACATGCGTAAAAAAATGCAAATCATCTTCCAAGACCCGTTTGCTTCTTTGAATCCGCGCATGACGATCGGTTCGATCCTTGAGGAGCCGTTGATCATTCACAACCTTTATGGCTCGGTGAAAGATCGTCAGGACCGTATTCACGAATTGATCGACCTTGTGGGTCTTCGTCGTGAGCATTTGAACCGTTACCCGCATGAATTCTCGGGCGGTCAACGTCAGCGTGTGGGTATTGCCCGTGCTTTGGCGGTGAACCCTGAATTGATCGTGTGTGACGAGCCGGTTTCAGCCTTGGACGTTTCGATCCAAGCACAAGTGATCAATCTTTTGATGGAGCTTCAACAAAAGCTCGGTCTTACATACATCTTTATTGCGCATGACTTGAAGGTGGTTGAACACGTTTCAACACGTGTGGCTGTTATGTACTTGGGAAAAATCGTTGAAATGGCAGAGGCTGAAGAGCTTTACCGCAATCCGAAACATCCCTATACGAAAGCCCTGATGTCAGCAATCCCAGTTCCAGATCCTCGCCGTCGTGACGAGCGTATCATTTTGACTGGGGACGTGCCGTCGCCAATCAGCCCTCCTACAGGCTGTCATTTCCACCCTCGCTGCCCTATGGCTATCGAGGATTGCAAGACCATAGTCCCGCCTTTGGAGCTAAAATCTCCGGATCATATCGCGGCCTGCATTCGCGTATAA
- a CDS encoding O-methyltransferase → MRETVLTSKENYMNSLLFEENENKKLSRQYAEELGLARISISPAEAQLVKTLVRLHGTKKFVEIGTLTGLSAQYIFEALPDGGELWTLEKDPKHGEKSADVFARLDQSKKKIHLVMGDARAELEKISVSGPFDGVFIDGNKAAYFDYLMWAEKNLRSGGLILGDNIFLSGSVWGDATTQKFSEKQIKVMQDFNKRLADPALYESAIVPSYEGLFVAIKK, encoded by the coding sequence ATGCGTGAGACGGTGTTAACTAGCAAAGAAAACTACATGAATTCCCTTCTGTTTGAAGAGAATGAGAATAAAAAATTATCGCGTCAGTATGCCGAAGAACTGGGCTTGGCGCGCATTAGTATTTCTCCTGCTGAAGCACAGCTTGTAAAAACTTTGGTGCGTCTTCACGGCACAAAAAAGTTCGTCGAGATTGGGACCCTAACAGGTCTATCCGCGCAGTATATTTTTGAAGCCTTGCCTGACGGAGGCGAGCTTTGGACCCTAGAAAAAGATCCCAAGCATGGCGAAAAATCTGCGGATGTTTTTGCAAGACTAGATCAGAGCAAAAAGAAAATTCATTTAGTGATGGGGGACGCCCGCGCAGAACTGGAAAAGATTTCTGTGTCAGGTCCTTTCGACGGTGTTTTCATCGACGGAAACAAAGCGGCTTACTTCGATTATCTTATGTGGGCCGAAAAGAATTTGCGTTCAGGTGGTTTGATCCTCGGGGACAATATTTTTCTGAGCGGTTCTGTTTGGGGTGATGCCACCACTCAAAAGTTTTCCGAAAAACAAATCAAGGTCATGCAAGATTTCAACAAGCGCCTTGCAGACCCAGCGCTCTATGAATCCGCGATCGTTCCATCCTACGAAGGCCTTTTTGTCGCCATCAAGAAATAG
- a CDS encoding recA protein, producing the protein MRALALPELQNVPFVSAEHLQPPAGLSTGLAVLDNFLLWKGVPQGDLSLLQGLPGTGATSLWIRIVQQVHAQNKWAAWINGDAQLFPTHLSHQKINLKRLLVVKEPQEKDQLFWLLQELITSSLFEVIGCNLKEIFLKNHQLQKLKRLCRLHKVALVFVNQKPVKFINPLFSLIMHFQRDFITIQRALHRPTPFNIAGSMIHANFMHQFKNTTRKLLS; encoded by the coding sequence ATGCGTGCCCTCGCCCTTCCCGAATTACAGAACGTTCCTTTTGTCTCTGCAGAGCACTTACAACCACCTGCAGGTTTGTCCACCGGTCTTGCCGTTTTGGACAACTTCCTTTTGTGGAAGGGAGTGCCTCAAGGAGACTTAAGCCTGCTTCAAGGCCTGCCCGGTACCGGAGCCACTTCTTTATGGATTCGCATCGTTCAACAAGTTCATGCTCAAAATAAATGGGCCGCTTGGATCAATGGAGATGCGCAGTTATTTCCAACCCATCTTTCTCATCAAAAAATAAATTTAAAGCGTCTGCTTGTAGTGAAAGAGCCGCAAGAAAAAGATCAGCTTTTCTGGTTGTTGCAAGAGTTGATTACTAGCTCTTTATTTGAAGTGATCGGCTGCAACCTAAAAGAGATCTTTTTAAAGAATCATCAGCTGCAAAAATTAAAACGTCTTTGTCGCCTGCACAAAGTGGCTTTGGTTTTTGTAAATCAAAAGCCGGTGAAGTTCATCAATCCACTTTTTAGTCTGATTATGCACTTTCAACGCGACTTCATCACTATTCAAAGAGCCTTGCACCGTCCGACACCTTTTAATATTGCTGGGAGTATGATCCATGCGAACTTTATGCATCAATTTAAAAACACCACAAGAAAGCTCCTCAGCTGA
- a CDS encoding methylated-DNA--[protein]-cysteine S-methyltransferase encodes MGDLEFRVYKVASEFGEWLAAFDGSELIFLGSYALGKKKVEGDLADFFHEHYHFHVGSFTPVKWSKGNFWNGKHKIKLQGTEFQVRVWLELLKIPYGKTWTYSELAKKLRKPSAVRAIASAVAKNPVCYWIPCHRVVGKNANKLKYHWGPELKAELLSSEGAL; translated from the coding sequence ATGGGAGATCTAGAATTCCGCGTTTATAAAGTAGCTTCTGAATTTGGCGAGTGGCTTGCCGCTTTTGATGGCTCTGAGCTGATCTTTTTAGGTAGCTATGCTTTAGGTAAAAAGAAGGTCGAAGGCGACCTGGCTGATTTTTTCCATGAACACTATCACTTCCATGTCGGCTCTTTTACTCCGGTGAAGTGGAGCAAAGGCAATTTCTGGAACGGTAAACACAAAATCAAACTTCAAGGCACAGAATTCCAAGTGCGTGTGTGGTTAGAACTTCTAAAAATTCCTTATGGCAAAACTTGGACTTATTCAGAGCTTGCAAAAAAATTGCGTAAGCCTTCTGCGGTTCGTGCTATTGCTTCAGCTGTTGCGAAAAATCCGGTTTGTTATTGGATTCCTTGCCACCGTGTTGTGGGTAAAAATGCGAATAAACTCAAATATCACTGGGGCCCGGAGCTAAAGGCAGAATTGTTGAGTTCTGAAGGCGCTTTGTAA
- a CDS encoding ABC transporter ATP-binding protein, with the protein MSDILLEVQNLKTRFKTDDGSFFAVDDVSFHVKKGQTLGIVGESGCGKSVTSLSIMRLIQKPGQIESGKIMFKGKNLLDVTDSKMREIRGNEIAMIFQEPMTSLNPVYTIGDQIEEAILLHQKDLNKQQARERAIDMLRIVGIPAPEKRFHEFPHQLSGGMRQRVMIAMAISCNPELLIADEPTTALDVTIQAQILDLMRKLQKDFNAGMILITHDLGVVAEMCQEVAVMYAGRVVEFGTVEDIFYRPKHPYTKGLLDSIPHFETGHKLEHLKTIKGMVPSLYNLPKGCRFADRCPYAQADCRESYPSLENLRGIHKVACYHPLTEEVK; encoded by the coding sequence GTGAGTGATATTCTTTTAGAGGTTCAAAATCTTAAGACGCGCTTTAAAACCGACGATGGTTCTTTTTTCGCCGTTGACGATGTCAGCTTTCATGTGAAAAAGGGCCAAACTCTTGGAATCGTTGGGGAATCTGGCTGCGGCAAATCTGTTACATCTCTTTCAATCATGCGCTTGATTCAAAAGCCAGGTCAGATTGAATCCGGAAAAATTATGTTCAAAGGCAAGAACCTTTTGGACGTGACCGACTCTAAAATGCGCGAGATTCGTGGTAACGAAATCGCGATGATTTTCCAAGAGCCTATGACTTCTTTGAACCCGGTCTACACAATCGGTGATCAAATCGAAGAAGCCATTCTTCTGCACCAAAAAGATCTGAACAAACAGCAAGCTCGTGAGCGCGCGATCGACATGCTTCGCATCGTGGGTATCCCAGCTCCTGAAAAACGTTTCCATGAATTTCCGCACCAGCTTTCGGGCGGTATGAGACAACGTGTGATGATCGCGATGGCGATCAGCTGCAACCCCGAACTTTTGATTGCCGACGAACCAACGACAGCATTGGACGTAACGATCCAAGCTCAGATCTTGGATCTTATGCGCAAACTTCAAAAAGACTTTAACGCCGGCATGATTCTTATCACGCATGACTTGGGTGTTGTTGCAGAGATGTGCCAAGAAGTTGCCGTGATGTACGCGGGTCGCGTGGTTGAGTTCGGAACAGTGGAAGATATTTTCTATCGTCCAAAACATCCTTACACAAAAGGTCTTTTGGATTCCATCCCGCACTTTGAAACGGGTCACAAACTTGAACACTTGAAAACTATCAAAGGCATGGTTCCTAGCTTGTACAATCTTCCTAAGGGTTGTCGTTTTGCGGATCGTTGTCCTTACGCTCAGGCCGATTGCCGCGAGTCTTATCCGTCACTTGAAAACCTTCGCGGTATTCATAAAGTGGCTTGCTACCACCCTTTGACTGAAGAGGTAAAATAA
- a CDS encoding HAD family hydrolase has product MNPLLAFDLDGTLIDSAPDIVVAVNRTLKNHGKIMLSDEVIISHIGEGLKKLIADLFLEDNLEPSQIVELEMEFLRIYEEEMFNRTTIFPGVENFLSSYQGPVAIITNKNEKPAKAILSHLGLDRYPWVNVFGADTLEERKPSPLPLQTMMKLASRTPQDTFMIGDGIPDVLSALRAGVPSIAIGFGYTSISLLEKYEPMGVLGHYQDLHSLLEKLSVRA; this is encoded by the coding sequence ATGAACCCACTTCTTGCTTTCGACCTTGATGGTACTTTGATTGATTCTGCTCCCGATATCGTGGTTGCCGTAAATCGCACTTTGAAAAACCACGGCAAAATCATGCTTTCTGATGAAGTCATTATTTCTCACATCGGTGAAGGTCTTAAAAAGCTGATCGCAGATCTTTTTCTTGAAGACAATTTAGAGCCTTCACAAATCGTGGAACTCGAAATGGAATTTTTACGCATCTATGAAGAGGAGATGTTTAATAGAACCACTATCTTTCCGGGCGTAGAAAATTTTCTTTCTTCTTATCAAGGCCCCGTGGCCATCATCACAAACAAGAACGAAAAACCCGCGAAGGCTATTCTGAGCCACCTTGGCTTAGACCGCTATCCTTGGGTGAATGTGTTTGGAGCCGATACTTTGGAAGAACGCAAACCGAGCCCTCTCCCCCTTCAGACCATGATGAAGCTTGCGAGCCGAACTCCCCAAGACACTTTTATGATTGGCGATGGCATCCCCGATGTTCTTTCGGCTTTGCGCGCGGGCGTTCCCTCCATCGCGATTGGATTTGGGTACACCTCAATTTCTCTCTTGGAAAAATATGAGCCGATGGGAGTTTTGGGGCATTATCAGGACCTTCATTCCCTCCTCGAAAAGCTCTCTGTCAGAGCATGA
- a CDS encoding OmpA family protein: MTRLKVNSLAVLAVWTLSACATKEEPPREYYRPATNSQSANAPKSSAAALGKTGDENLSRSTKFTALSQNIRFEPKSATLSASNRRALDGIADEMKKSLNTFETVRVTGFSDAVGDSSENQDISEQRALAVQDYLVKKGIPEEKIEAIGMGAVQSDMMGSESQQARDRRVDFEIVE; this comes from the coding sequence ATGACACGTTTAAAAGTTAACTCCCTCGCAGTTTTGGCAGTATGGACCCTGAGCGCCTGCGCCACTAAAGAAGAACCTCCAAGAGAATACTATCGCCCGGCGACCAACTCGCAGTCCGCAAATGCTCCGAAGTCTTCAGCAGCTGCCTTGGGTAAAACCGGTGATGAAAATCTAAGTCGCAGTACAAAGTTCACGGCACTTTCACAAAACATTCGTTTTGAACCAAAGAGCGCCACACTTTCTGCTTCCAATCGTCGCGCCTTGGACGGCATTGCCGATGAAATGAAAAAATCTTTGAACACTTTTGAAACCGTTCGCGTAACCGGCTTTTCTGATGCTGTCGGTGACAGCAGTGAAAATCAGGATATCTCTGAACAAAGAGCGCTGGCCGTTCAGGATTACTTAGTAAAAAAAGGAATCCCTGAAGAAAAAATCGAAGCCATTGGTATGGGCGCCGTACAATCGGACATGATGGGTAGCGAATCCCAACAAGCGCGCGATCGTCGCGTGGATTTTGAGATTGTGGAATAA
- a CDS encoding PilZ domain-containing protein: MKTQGKVWIIYDAETKKQTKPMSVVQAQVTLLSLDSTSHHKYFLWTPGWEEWISVKEFLTSDQKYFVMAQPPRPAEPAFTSPGSVPDDTLTATHNAPPTQSSSDSPYTQVVVGEAPLKQQEFGGYHHQDFNGDELDLKKIAKIKPESTKKKADPAPAPKAEPSGADRRRDPRHNFKIEVVLVSKIRSFRTYSKNISLSGTMLEDEIPRDFLNKPFDLIIVNPFEPDPSKARLLFRAKIVGDMTDPRRLMFIEQDVAMTLRLDALLKAYVIYQDQVRRSAG, translated from the coding sequence ATGAAAACGCAAGGCAAAGTTTGGATCATCTACGACGCTGAAACTAAGAAACAGACAAAACCGATGTCTGTTGTTCAAGCGCAGGTCACTTTGCTGTCTTTAGACTCTACATCACATCATAAATACTTTCTTTGGACACCCGGTTGGGAAGAATGGATCAGCGTTAAGGAGTTCTTAACGTCGGATCAAAAATACTTCGTCATGGCGCAACCTCCTCGTCCGGCAGAACCTGCTTTCACATCACCTGGCTCTGTTCCTGATGACACTTTAACGGCTACTCACAACGCTCCGCCGACACAATCTTCGTCTGACAGCCCTTACACACAAGTGGTTGTAGGAGAAGCGCCCTTGAAGCAACAAGAGTTCGGTGGCTATCATCATCAAGACTTCAATGGTGATGAGTTAGATCTGAAAAAGATCGCGAAAATTAAACCTGAATCCACAAAGAAAAAAGCGGATCCAGCACCAGCTCCAAAAGCAGAACCAAGTGGAGCCGATCGTCGTCGCGATCCTCGTCATAACTTTAAAATCGAAGTCGTTCTGGTTTCTAAGATTCGTTCATTCCGCACTTACTCAAAGAATATTTCTTTAAGCGGTACGATGTTGGAAGATGAGATCCCGCGAGACTTTTTGAATAAACCCTTCGATCTTATTATCGTAAATCCATTTGAACCCGATCCATCAAAAGCCCGTCTGCTTTTCCGCGCAAAAATCGTCGGAGACATGACAGACCCACGCCGCTTGATGTTCATCGAACAAGACGTCGCCATGACCTTGCGTCTGGACGCTCTTCTTAAAGCCTACGTCATCTACCAAGACCAAGTCCGCCGAAGCGCCGGCTAA
- a CDS encoding error-prone DNA polymerase — protein MAILISGNHKVKLPALSSQSQKSVAKPKPRAKGFVELLGRSNFSFLQGASSPEEMVIEAIKLDYDGVGICDLNGLYGVVRGFLSVKSPSMFEASVQAKEGFKYLVGSELTLTDETSVTLIPINKEGYSHLCKLLTLGKRQAAKGFSKLSLEQVAEHNKGLLCLAIPPWSSERYEKLEKIFGDRLYLPIWRDLTWESQEFCRQAFLLEEKYQAQLFVTQRPFMHTPDRKPLFDVITCILHHTTLFEAKDKLIQNAERAYRSIEDLSSLWQDRLDLVEKTVEIAGRVNFSLDEIRYRYPHSNLPENTTPSEHLRNLALLGAKERYPEGVSQKIISQIEYELALIKELEYEDYFLTLKEICDFAKSRGILYQGRGSAANSVVCYCIGLTSVDPIKISLLFERFISRERREPPDIDIDFEHSRREEVIQHIYEKYNERHAAMVCTVVRYRSRMAIRETAKVFGIPLDKVNAMAKFMGRDGISRLLEPESAARFGVTDPNHWKMFLHLSQQLRGFPRHLGIHTGGFLITQDPITEMVPVEKATMDGRYVIQWNKDDVATLKLMKIDVLSLGMLTCLRKCFELLKHHKNLHFNLASFSQEDDAPTYEMIGKADTVGVFQIESRAQMQTLPRMKPKTFYDLVIEVALVRPGPLQGGMVHPFLKRRQGLEKVTYAHDDLIPILEKTHGVPIFQEQVMKIVIATAGFTPGEADELRRIMSSAWRKRSTMESIRKRILDGFAAHGISQEYGEQIYKTIEGFANYGFPESHAASFALLTYASCYIKKHHPDVFVCGLLNSQPMGFYAPRTLVAEAQRNGVQVVPLCVQRSNYDYTLEGMGPGLHPMRVGLRSIFGFPEALLRRVEESRKAYGPFKDLPDFIRRTELPRSALLKLAAAGAFECFNGNVRDLIWHLESLSLDQESFLWGLPKEQFEVDEEDDDDTENIPFESNWDRLRREYDTKGYSVNSHPLSVLRSYLKEKNNELVSKRFVPYFSSDDLARMKNKTKVRLAGLVSVTQKPPTAKGMCFITLEDEFGFMNIVIHPDVYQKDRLAIYGRSLLEIHGQIEKVGELINIRAARVLPLQ, from the coding sequence ATGGCTATTTTGATTAGTGGAAATCACAAAGTTAAGCTTCCCGCCTTATCGTCGCAATCCCAGAAAAGCGTGGCTAAACCTAAGCCTCGCGCCAAAGGCTTTGTTGAACTTTTAGGTCGCAGCAATTTTTCTTTTCTGCAAGGAGCTTCTTCACCTGAAGAGATGGTGATTGAAGCTATCAAGCTTGATTATGACGGCGTCGGCATTTGTGACCTAAATGGTCTTTACGGCGTGGTGCGCGGATTTCTTTCAGTCAAATCCCCTTCGATGTTTGAAGCTTCTGTTCAAGCTAAAGAGGGCTTTAAATATCTCGTAGGTTCTGAGCTGACTTTGACCGATGAAACGTCCGTCACTCTGATTCCCATTAATAAAGAAGGTTATTCTCATCTTTGCAAACTTCTGACTTTAGGTAAAAGACAAGCGGCGAAAGGTTTTTCAAAACTTTCTTTAGAGCAAGTGGCCGAGCACAACAAAGGTCTTTTATGTTTGGCCATTCCTCCTTGGAGTTCCGAGCGCTATGAAAAATTAGAAAAGATTTTCGGTGATCGTCTTTATCTGCCGATTTGGCGGGATCTGACTTGGGAGTCGCAAGAGTTCTGCCGTCAGGCTTTTCTTTTAGAAGAAAAATATCAAGCTCAGCTTTTTGTCACACAGCGCCCGTTCATGCACACGCCCGACAGAAAGCCCTTGTTTGACGTTATCACCTGCATTTTACATCACACTACTTTGTTTGAAGCTAAAGATAAGCTGATTCAGAATGCCGAGCGAGCTTACCGCAGCATCGAAGATCTGTCTTCATTATGGCAAGATCGCTTAGATCTTGTGGAAAAAACTGTGGAGATCGCCGGACGTGTGAATTTTTCTTTGGACGAAATTCGCTATCGCTATCCGCATTCGAATTTGCCCGAAAACACCACGCCTTCAGAACACTTGCGCAATCTGGCTTTGCTGGGCGCAAAGGAACGTTATCCTGAAGGAGTCTCCCAGAAAATCATCAGTCAGATCGAGTATGAACTCGCGCTGATTAAAGAGCTTGAATACGAAGACTATTTTCTGACTTTGAAAGAAATCTGCGACTTCGCAAAAAGCCGGGGGATTTTATATCAAGGTCGCGGATCTGCAGCGAACTCGGTGGTTTGTTATTGCATCGGTCTTACTTCAGTGGACCCGATAAAAATCTCTTTGCTCTTTGAACGATTTATTTCTCGTGAACGTCGCGAACCGCCGGATATTGATATCGACTTTGAGCACAGTCGCCGTGAAGAAGTGATTCAGCATATCTATGAAAAGTACAATGAACGCCATGCTGCTATGGTCTGCACTGTCGTTCGTTATCGCTCTCGCATGGCGATTCGAGAAACGGCGAAAGTTTTTGGTATTCCTTTAGATAAAGTCAATGCGATGGCCAAATTTATGGGTCGAGACGGGATCAGTCGTTTGTTAGAACCTGAATCCGCCGCTCGCTTCGGTGTGACGGATCCTAATCACTGGAAAATGTTTTTACATCTTTCACAACAACTGCGTGGCTTTCCCCGTCACTTGGGAATTCATACGGGTGGTTTTCTGATCACTCAAGATCCCATCACAGAAATGGTGCCCGTCGAAAAAGCGACGATGGATGGACGTTACGTCATCCAGTGGAATAAAGACGATGTCGCCACCTTGAAGCTGATGAAAATCGACGTTCTAAGTCTGGGCATGCTGACATGTTTACGTAAATGCTTTGAGCTTTTAAAACATCATAAAAATCTGCATTTCAATTTAGCTTCTTTTTCTCAAGAAGACGATGCCCCGACTTATGAAATGATTGGCAAAGCCGACACCGTCGGTGTTTTTCAGATCGAGTCTCGAGCCCAAATGCAGACGTTACCTCGCATGAAGCCTAAGACATTTTACGATTTGGTCATTGAAGTGGCGCTGGTTCGTCCTGGTCCTTTGCAAGGGGGCATGGTTCATCCATTTTTAAAACGCCGTCAGGGTTTAGAAAAAGTCACTTATGCTCATGATGATCTGATCCCTATTTTGGAAAAGACTCACGGAGTTCCCATTTTTCAAGAACAAGTGATGAAGATCGTGATCGCAACGGCTGGATTTACTCCGGGTGAGGCCGATGAGCTTCGTCGTATTATGTCTTCAGCTTGGCGGAAGCGTTCAACCATGGAAAGCATTCGTAAAAGAATTTTGGATGGTTTTGCCGCTCATGGAATCAGTCAAGAATACGGAGAACAGATTTATAAAACTATTGAAGGTTTTGCGAACTATGGTTTTCCTGAAAGTCATGCGGCTAGCTTTGCTCTTTTAACCTATGCAAGCTGTTACATTAAAAAACACCACCCCGATGTTTTCGTGTGTGGGCTTTTAAACAGTCAGCCCATGGGATTTTATGCTCCCCGCACTTTAGTGGCCGAAGCGCAAAGAAATGGCGTTCAGGTTGTTCCATTGTGCGTGCAAAGATCTAACTATGATTACACTTTAGAGGGCATGGGACCGGGACTGCATCCCATGCGTGTGGGACTGCGATCTATCTTTGGATTTCCTGAAGCTTTACTTCGTCGCGTAGAAGAGTCCCGCAAGGCTTACGGCCCTTTCAAAGATCTTCCCGACTTCATTCGCCGCACCGAACTTCCACGCAGTGCTTTACTTAAGCTTGCCGCAGCCGGAGCTTTTGAGTGCTTTAATGGAAATGTGCGCGATCTGATTTGGCACTTAGAAAGTCTCAGCCTAGATCAAGAAAGTTTTTTGTGGGGTCTTCCCAAAGAACAATTCGAAGTTGACGAGGAAGATGACGACGACACAGAAAATATTCCTTTTGAGTCGAACTGGGATCGCTTGCGACGCGAATACGATACGAAGGGGTATTCAGTGAACTCTCATCCCCTTTCGGTTCTGCGTTCTTACTTGAAAGAAAAAAACAATGAACTCGTGTCAAAACGTTTTGTTCCCTATTTTTCTTCGGATGATCTTGCCCGCATGAAAAATAAAACCAAAGTGCGCTTGGCGGGATTGGTTTCGGTCACGCAGAAACCACCAACGGCGAAAGGCATGTGCTTTATCACCTTAGAAGATGAATTTGGTTTTATGAATATCGTGATTCACCCGGATGTTTATCAGAAAGATCGCTTAGCTATTTATGGAAGATCACTTTTAGAAATTCATGGCCAAATCGAAAAAGTCGGAGAATTGATTAATATTCGCGCCGCCCGGGTGTTGCCGCTTCAGTAA